One Triticum dicoccoides isolate Atlit2015 ecotype Zavitan chromosome 3B, WEW_v2.0, whole genome shotgun sequence genomic window, GGTATGCCATGCAATGCATATGCACATAGGACTCCTGCGAGCATCGGCGTAGGTACGTACGTAGCCCTAGCGGGCATCGTCTTGCCTCTTGTAAACCCTCACTTTGAGCCCGTCCTTCATGTGGAGTATGATGGACAGCTTGGGCCTCACCACGGCACCGGCGGCGACCTCCACCCGGAACCGCGGCAGGACGGCGGCGACCACGGCCTTCATCTGCGTGAACGCCAGGTCCTTGCCCAGGCACGTCCGGGGCCCCACGTTGAACGCCACGAACTTGTACGACGGCTCGTGCCGCAGCCGCCCCTCCGCCGTCAGCCACCGCTCCGGCCGGAACTCCAGGCAGTCCTTGCCCCACACCGACTCCATGCGTCCCATCGAGTAGAACGACACGATCACCCTCCTCGTAGGCCGCACGGCCGGCCCGCTCGGCAGCGTGTCTGGCCGCGCTCCCGCCTTGTGCTCGAACGGCACCGGCGGGTACAGCCGGAGCGACTCCGACAGGGCCGCGTGCAGGTAGACCAGCCGCTTCAGATCGGCCGCGCTGGGGAGGCCGCCAGACGGCAGGGTCTCACGGAGCTCGGCGAGGATCCTGGCCTCGACGTCGGGGTGGTTGGACAGCAGCCAGAAGAACCATGTCAGGGCGGAGCTCGTCGTGTCGCGGCCGGCGATCATGAGGTTCAGCGTCGTGTCGCGCAAGAAGCGATCGAACTCGTTCCCGTCCTTGCCTACCTCGTCTTGGCATGCCATGTACAACGTGAGAAGATCAGCGGCGTCGCTTCCGTCGGCGTTGGCGTCGGCACTGGCCGCGCGCTCTCGCCCTAGCGAGACGAACTCGGCGATAGACGCGTCGAGCACCTGCTGAGCCCTGGTCATCTTCTTGTGATGGCCGATGTTGAGGTAGGTCTGGAGCCTCAGCCAGGCAATGGGCGTCACGTGCCTGTAGAACAGCACCGCCTCGGCCTCGTCCATGGCCGCCGCGAATGGCACTCGCGGGAAGTCGGCGGCCAGGCAGCCGGGATCCATACCGAATATGAACATCGCCGTGAGGTCGAACGTCAGGCGCATGAACACGTCCTGCAAGTCGACGACCGCGCCGCCGGCAGCGACGCCGTCGAGGAGCGGCACGAGCCCCTCGTCGAGCTTGCGCGCGGTGCTCGCGGCGACAGCGGCGCGGAACCTCGCGTCCGAGAGCAGCGCGTGCGCCTTGCGCCGCTGGAACGCCCACGAATCCCCGTCGGCGTTGAAGATGCCGTTGCCGAGCACGTCGAACAGGGCCGCGAACTCCTCGCCCTTGGGGTAGTTTCCGAAGTTGGTCGTGAAGACATGCGCCACGTCCGCCGGGTTGGCCGTGAGAAGGATGTCCACGGGCGAGCCCCACGGGCCTCTGGCGACGTGCGACATCCCCGGCGCCACG contains:
- the LOC119275139 gene encoding alkane hydroxylase MAH1-like; the encoded protein is MEQVSWWVRGFLGKYPEIMVSFACFLFLLFFRYRRRDGLPTNWPVVGSVPAITVNAGRVHEWLTEFLRVAPGMSHVARGPWGSPVDILLTANPADVAHVFTTNFGNYPKGEEFAALFDVLGNGIFNADGDSWAFQRRKAHALLSDARFRAAVAASTARKLDEGLVPLLDGVAAGGAVVDLQDVFMRLTFDLTAMFIFGMDPGCLAADFPRVPFAAAMDEAEAVLFYRHVTPIAWLRLQTYLNIGHHKKMTRAQQVLDASIAEFVSLGRERAASADANADGSDAADLLTLYMACQDEVGKDGNEFDRFLRDTTLNLMIAGRDTTSSALTWFFWLLSNHPDVEARILAELRETLPSGGLPSAADLKRLVYLHAALSESLRLYPPVPFEHKAGARPDTLPSGPAVRPTRRVIVSFYSMGRMESVWGKDCLEFRPERWLTAEGRLRHEPSYKFVAFNVGPRTCLGKDLAFTQMKAVVAAVLPRFRVEVAAGAVVRPKLSIILHMKDGLKVRVYKRQDDAR